The Tenebrio molitor chromosome 3, icTenMoli1.1, whole genome shotgun sequence genome contains a region encoding:
- the LOC138126380 gene encoding zinc finger BED domain-containing protein 4-like, with the protein MSHVWKHFTKTIDKNKSNTVKCNYCGNQYSRGGNNSRNFNTSNLTKHLKRCSKYNTETSAAIKKTLNSAQTSQSQTLHSKFDAHNAELEEVNPHDADDAQMEDGPTTNLFVPEESDHDDNMSLLSLPSVASTSSVTLTTESRDTTVMQPTLQTFLNRTKKFDINNPKAQAIHNAITRMICTESLPFNFVESDGFKHLINKLCPKYQIPNRKYFSDKVVPKLYRRAKEKLREHLNTVTAFGFAVTTDIWTAKGNHDYISVTAHFIDNTFKKNHVVLDVIGFEGATHNAVSIAENLREAFREWGIEQRVKIVLSDNAANMKAAMRQLHLENIGCTVHTLQLIVNSGCLNNFGSIKIMLHSARAIVTHFKHSVSSMKSLHSAQKTLGMKQKTLLQDEPTRWDSTYIMLERLWDQKSAISMVSSSANFKNMSRAEWSLAENVLKILKHFYEATKSFSKHSSGLSDVWALIESLKTIMKDYLTEDDADSDVTAATKEISSQISKRFGEIKNNETYILATALDPRYKAQLFSDETKDELKDLLKENYPLRYANDHERSPQQYQEFDTLDKTEEAGTITLFSVTKKLLLSKNKSDEHSTGTTSKNKNIDRDIENEISVYLHERTEPLESDPVEFWKKEIRFPHLKKLAAYYLAIPAGSVFSEQIFSETGCIVTSKRTSLTAEHVKQLIFLKKNWMILEK; encoded by the exons ATGTCGCACGTGTGGAAGCACTTTACAAAAACAATCGACAAGAACAAGAGTAACACAGTAAAGTGCAACTATTGTGGAAATCAGTATTCGAGAGGAGGTAATAACAGTCGTAATTTTAATACTTCCAATTTGACGAAACATTTAAAGCGATGCTCCAAATATAACACAGAAACATCAGCAG ctaTCAAAAAAACCTTAAATAGTGCCCAAACTTCTCAATCTCAAACTTTACATTCTAAATTTGATGCTCACAATGCAGAACTAGAAGAAGTAAACCCACACGATGCTGACGACGCCCAAATGGAAGATGGCCCAACTACCAATTTGTTTGTGCCTGAag AATCAGATCATGATGATAATATGTCTTTATTATCGTTGCCGTCTGTTGCTAGTACAAGTTCTGTTACTCTCACTACTGAGAGCAGGGATACAACTGTCATGCAACCTACTTTGCAAACATTCCTAaacagaacaaaaaaatttgacattaataaTCCAAAGGCACAAGCTATCCATAATGCCATTACTAGGATGATTTGTACAGAATCACTTCCCTTCAACTTTGTCGAATCCGATggctttaaacatttaattaacaaattatgTCCTAAGTACCAAATACCAAATCGcaaatatttttccgataagGTTGTACCCAAATTGTATCGACGAGCTAAAGAAAAACTTCGGGAACATCTGAATACTGTAACCGCATTTGGTTTTGCCGTCACCACAGACATTTGGACAGCTAAAGGCAATCACGACTATATTAGCGTAACCGCACATTTCATTGACaatacttttaaaaaaaatcatgtcgTGTTGGATGTAATTGGCTTTGAAGGAGCAACACACAATGCGGTTTCAATAGCCGAGAATCTAAGAGAAGCTTTCAGAGAATGGGGTATAGAACAACGGGTGAAAATTGTACTTTCCGATAACGCCGCTAACATGAAAGCCGCGATGAGACAGTTACACTTAGAAAATATAGGTTGTACCGTACACACCTTGCAACTGATTGTGAATTCTGGATGCCTTAATAATTTTGGGTCTATTAAAATTATGCTGCATTCAGCAAGAGCAATAGTAACACACTTTAAACATTCTGTTTCTTCAATGAAATCCCTTCATTCTGCACAAAAAACGTTAGGAATGAAGCAGAAGACTTTGCTACAAGATGAACCAACAAGATGGGACTCCACTTATATAATGTTGGAGAGATTATGGGATCAGAAAAGCGCTATTTCTATGGTTTCATCATctgctaatttcaaaaatatgagtaGGGCTGAGTGGTCACTAGCAGAAAATGTACTAAAAATTCTAAAGCATTTTTATGAGGCAACTAAAAGTTTTAGCAAACATAGTTCGGGTCTGTCTGATGTATGGGCTTTAATAGAATCACTAAAAACCATAATGAAAGATTATTTGACTGAAGATGATGCTGATTCAGATGTTACAGCGGCAACGAAGGAAATTTCATCCCAAATCTCTAAGAGGTTTggcgaaataaaaaacaacgAAACATATATTCTAGCCACTGCTTTAGACCCACGCTACAAAGCGCAACTATTTTCAGATGAAACAAAAGACGAGCTTAAAGATTTGTTGAAGGAGAATTACCCTTTGCGTTATGCTAATGATCATGAAAGATCACCACAACAGTATCAAGAGTTTGATACTCTTGATAAAACCGAGGAAGCGGGCacaattacattattttctgttaccaaaaaattacttctttctaaaaacaaatcagaCGAACATTCAACCGGTACAactagcaaaaataaaaatattgatcgcgatattgaaaatgaaatcTCCGTATATTTACATGAGAGGACAGAACCATTGGAGTCAGATCCAGTGGAATTCTGGAAAAAGGAAATAAGGTTCCCTCATTTAAAGAAACTAGCAGCATATTACCTAGCTATTCCAGCTGGTTCCGTATTTTCAGAACAAATATTTTCGGAAACCGGCTGTATTGTAACGAGTAAGAGGACGAGTTTGACTGCAGAACAtgtgaaacaattgattttCCTTAAAAAGAATTGGATGATCTTGGAAAAATAG